The Virgibacillus sp. MSP4-1 genome has a segment encoding these proteins:
- a CDS encoding ISL3 family transposase, with the protein MQKHFIIEMLGIKDKHVDVWDMTSEPDKFYVELYTKVKTQKCPFCKEKTKRVHSYRNQQIQGPIVSNKPVKISLRKRRYLCVNCRHTFYEKLQMVDRYQRCTSSIQTTALTYTAVGSFTTAAQLTGMSSNRLLRIFDRRDMKTKKVLPRAIAIDEFKGDAGGERFQTVIADIEHKEIIDVLPDRKVDTIKRYLKSCDTSNVEIVVMDLSRSFKQAVQKALGDPLIIADRFHFMRQVYWALDSVRREVQHDLEKNERIRMKRSKKLLWKSQYKLTDEQKEKVNQLLQIHPRLKEAYELKNKLDQWFKESDKITATQGFEECLSAMKASNIEAFHKVMKTFKRWRQEILQSFMYPFNNGYIEGVNNTIKVAKRMSYGIKDFKRLKKKILWRQEVRRALA; encoded by the coding sequence GTGCAAAAACATTTTATCATAGAAATGCTGGGGATTAAAGATAAGCATGTAGATGTTTGGGATATGACTAGTGAACCAGATAAGTTTTATGTAGAGCTTTATACGAAAGTGAAAACGCAGAAGTGCCCATTCTGTAAGGAAAAAACTAAGCGTGTCCATAGTTACCGTAATCAGCAGATTCAGGGGCCAATCGTATCAAATAAGCCAGTGAAAATCTCTTTGAGAAAGAGGCGGTATTTGTGTGTGAATTGCCGGCATACCTTTTATGAAAAACTTCAAATGGTGGACCGGTATCAACGTTGCACAAGCTCGATTCAAACAACTGCATTAACGTACACAGCTGTGGGTTCATTCACGACTGCTGCACAATTAACAGGCATGAGTTCTAACAGGTTATTGCGTATATTCGATCGCAGGGACATGAAAACCAAGAAGGTGCTGCCCCGTGCAATCGCCATTGATGAATTTAAAGGGGATGCTGGTGGGGAAAGATTCCAAACCGTTATAGCTGATATCGAACATAAAGAGATTATTGATGTATTACCTGACAGAAAGGTAGATACCATTAAAAGATATTTAAAATCTTGTGACACCAGTAATGTTGAAATCGTAGTCATGGATTTATCCAGATCCTTCAAACAAGCAGTACAGAAAGCCTTAGGTGATCCGTTAATCATCGCTGATCGTTTTCACTTTATGCGACAAGTCTATTGGGCGCTGGATAGTGTGCGGCGAGAAGTGCAACATGACCTTGAAAAGAATGAACGAATCCGAATGAAGCGAAGCAAAAAATTATTGTGGAAATCCCAATATAAATTAACTGATGAACAAAAGGAAAAAGTAAATCAATTACTACAGATTCATCCCCGATTAAAAGAAGCATATGAACTAAAAAACAAGCTCGATCAATGGTTTAAAGAAAGTGATAAAATCACAGCGACCCAAGGATTTGAAGAATGTTTATCGGCTATGAAAGCCTCTAATATTGAAGCATTTCACAAAGTCATGAAGACATTTAAACGCTGGAGGCAGGAAATTCTACAGTCCTTTATGTACCCGTTCAATAACGGATATATTGAAGGTGTAAACAACACGATTAAAGTGGCCAAACGTATGTCATATGGAATTAAAGATTTTAAACGCTTGAAAAAGAAAATACTGTGGCGACAAGAGGTTAGAAGGGCTTTGGCATAA
- a CDS encoding sensor domain-containing diguanylate cyclase, whose amino-acid sequence MTKQKKLLIWILWLLIWPTLIFYIYQVTAPIVNLDGRWFDIVSFGILMCIVSLFPIIVGGTPIFFIHGISFAVFLHFGLFAEIVLTQIAVCVLLTKLRPGKDQLFRIPANLTLFLLTSIIGAAIYYLLGGTHQKIVDFTFEQQFPIIGYILAIIFANQVLLHLLKMYMTSQRERFFSKSLFWDMLTSGLTIPVGYVLYLLYIELGAGAIYFVGIPFVTFSVIIQNYFSSQRMNNYMRRTSQIGHKLTGKLNVKEVLDIFVEEVSKLLYVDYAYIYDVLNSNESLTLIRVMGDTPQGHHTSFHLKKFQGISGTVYGGGEGLYYKNRTKWDMIFPDPSLPHDAESIISVPIWRNEKVVGVITVASKRKRAYEKYQYMLVEILANYLAVAIENARHYETTKQKSERCPLTKLYNYRYFEEYIQQLFEDMEAKGLHEDQSLILLDLDHFKQVNDTYGHESGNEVLRELAARLENTFPNEIVARYGGEEFVILLRGKGKDEALFHAENIRRVISEEPFELKQHISDIGNPIKIEVTASIGVATFPNDCDDPRELIRHADRAMYVGAKNNGRNKVATYEKVIQM is encoded by the coding sequence ATGACAAAACAGAAAAAATTATTGATTTGGATTCTTTGGCTCCTTATCTGGCCAACTCTGATTTTCTACATTTATCAAGTAACTGCCCCCATAGTGAACCTGGATGGCAGATGGTTTGATATTGTTTCGTTTGGCATTCTAATGTGTATCGTATCCCTTTTTCCCATTATTGTTGGAGGCACTCCCATATTCTTCATTCATGGAATAAGCTTTGCGGTTTTCTTACACTTTGGTTTATTTGCAGAAATTGTATTAACACAAATAGCCGTATGTGTCCTGCTCACTAAACTTAGACCTGGTAAGGATCAATTATTTCGTATCCCTGCCAACTTAACTCTGTTTCTATTAACTTCTATTATTGGGGCGGCTATATATTATTTATTGGGCGGAACTCATCAAAAAATAGTGGATTTTACTTTTGAGCAGCAATTTCCTATCATTGGATATATTTTAGCAATCATTTTTGCCAATCAGGTATTATTGCACCTGCTCAAAATGTATATGACATCACAGCGGGAAAGGTTCTTTTCCAAGTCCTTATTTTGGGACATGCTGACTTCCGGATTAACGATACCTGTGGGATATGTGCTGTATTTGCTGTATATCGAACTGGGGGCTGGAGCCATCTATTTTGTTGGAATTCCGTTTGTCACGTTTTCTGTCATTATTCAGAACTATTTCTCTTCCCAAAGAATGAATAATTACATGAGAAGAACAAGTCAAATTGGGCATAAGCTAACGGGGAAACTGAATGTAAAAGAGGTCCTGGATATATTTGTGGAAGAAGTAAGTAAGCTGTTGTATGTGGATTATGCTTACATTTATGATGTATTGAACTCCAATGAAAGTTTAACTCTCATTCGGGTAATGGGGGATACCCCACAAGGACACCATACTTCATTCCATTTGAAAAAATTCCAGGGAATCAGTGGGACTGTTTATGGTGGAGGAGAAGGTTTATATTATAAAAATCGAACCAAGTGGGATATGATTTTTCCTGATCCTTCTTTGCCACATGACGCAGAAAGTATCATATCCGTCCCGATCTGGAGAAATGAGAAAGTTGTAGGAGTCATTACCGTTGCTTCAAAGCGGAAAAGAGCCTATGAAAAATATCAGTATATGTTAGTGGAGATTCTGGCCAATTATCTCGCTGTGGCCATAGAAAATGCCCGTCATTATGAAACGACAAAACAGAAGAGTGAAAGGTGTCCATTAACAAAGCTTTATAATTACCGATATTTTGAGGAATATATTCAGCAGCTGTTTGAGGATATGGAAGCGAAAGGTCTGCACGAGGACCAATCTTTAATCCTGCTGGACCTGGATCATTTCAAACAGGTAAATGATACATACGGTCATGAAAGTGGAAATGAGGTTCTCCGGGAACTGGCCGCACGCCTTGAAAACACCTTTCCGAATGAAATTGTTGCCAGATACGGCGGGGAAGAATTTGTTATTCTTTTGAGAGGAAAGGGAAAAGATGAGGCCCTCTTCCATGCAGAAAATATCCGGCGCGTGATCAGTGAGGAACCTTTTGAACTTAAGCAGCATATCTCAGACATTGGAAACCCTATCAAAATTGAAGTTACAGCGAGTATAGGAGTGGCAACATTTCCTAATGATTGTGATGACCCACGCGAATTGATTCGTCATGCTGATCGTGCCATGTATGTCGGAGCGAAAAATAATGGACGAAACAAAGTGGCGACCTATGAGAAAGTCATTCAAATGTAA
- a CDS encoding folylpolyglutamate synthase/dihydrofolate synthase family protein, which yields MEYHEAIEWIGERTKFGIRPGLERMEWLMEKLGHPEQRIKSIHIAGTNGKGSTLSFLRNLLEVHHFTVGTFTSPYLIKFNERISVNGIPITDKEMVKLVEKIKPLCEDLEKTKWGPPTEFEVITAMAFRFFADQSLDFVIWETGLGGRLDSTNIVQPIATVITNIGLDHTHILGDTYKQIAAEKAGIIKRDVPLISSVGQTEALKVIKEKAESMNAPISQLGEDFTCIGNNQIHKEGEVFTFQSAPYSFPELMIQMRGKHQIQNAALALQTFLTVCSGNSIQPDIALIRDGLKKTTWPGRFEVLVRKPPVIIDGAHNKEGVVSLIQTLQRFYPDHKKNLIFSMMKDKSLDAVMPLLDKNFEKIVFTSFSFERASEADHLYQWSQHPKKEYQFDWKEAIRQEIGRIDPARELIIISGSLYFISKVRQHFEHFLKNMIK from the coding sequence ATGGAGTATCATGAAGCAATTGAATGGATCGGTGAACGTACAAAATTTGGAATCAGACCTGGACTTGAACGAATGGAATGGCTGATGGAGAAATTGGGTCATCCTGAACAGCGCATCAAAAGTATTCATATCGCTGGAACGAACGGTAAGGGATCGACACTGTCATTTTTGCGAAACTTATTAGAAGTTCATCATTTTACAGTAGGAACCTTCACGTCACCCTATCTGATAAAATTTAATGAACGGATAAGTGTCAACGGAATACCGATAACTGATAAGGAAATGGTTAAGCTCGTTGAGAAAATAAAGCCACTTTGTGAAGACCTGGAAAAGACAAAATGGGGTCCTCCAACAGAATTTGAAGTGATTACGGCAATGGCATTCCGTTTTTTTGCAGACCAATCCCTCGACTTCGTAATATGGGAAACGGGCCTGGGAGGAAGACTGGATTCAACCAATATTGTGCAGCCAATCGCTACCGTTATAACGAATATTGGACTTGATCATACGCATATCCTTGGTGATACCTATAAACAAATTGCTGCCGAGAAAGCAGGAATTATAAAAAGGGATGTCCCGCTGATATCTTCGGTTGGTCAAACAGAGGCTCTTAAGGTTATTAAAGAAAAGGCTGAAAGTATGAATGCACCAATAAGTCAGCTTGGGGAGGATTTCACCTGTATTGGAAATAATCAGATACATAAGGAAGGAGAAGTGTTCACCTTTCAGTCAGCCCCATACAGCTTCCCTGAGCTAATGATTCAGATGAGAGGTAAACACCAGATTCAAAACGCAGCCCTTGCTTTGCAGACGTTTTTAACTGTATGTTCCGGAAATTCTATTCAACCGGATATTGCTTTAATCAGAGATGGTTTGAAAAAAACAACATGGCCGGGAAGATTTGAAGTGCTGGTCCGTAAACCTCCTGTTATTATTGATGGGGCACACAATAAAGAAGGAGTGGTTTCACTCATCCAGACGCTTCAGCGGTTTTATCCCGACCATAAGAAAAATCTGATCTTTTCTATGATGAAGGATAAATCCCTGGATGCTGTCATGCCTTTATTGGATAAAAATTTTGAGAAAATCGTGTTTACATCCTTTTCTTTTGAACGTGCTTCAGAAGCAGACCATTTATATCAATGGAGTCAGCATCCCAAAAAGGAATATCAATTCGATTGGAAGGAAGCGATCAGGCAGGAAATCGGCCGTATTGATCCGGCACGGGAATTGATCATAATCTCAGGGTCTTTATATTTTATTTCAAAAGTTAGACAACATTTTGAACATTTTTTAAAAAATATGATAAAATAA
- a CDS encoding valine--tRNA ligase, whose product MENKEVSMPPKYDPNEVEKGRYDYWVNGKFFEAKDDESKDPFTVVIPPPNVTGKLHLGHAWDTTLQDIITRYKRMQGYDVLWLPGMDHAGIATQAKVEAKLKEEGKNRYDLGREKFIEQVWDWKEEYASFIRKQWEKLGLGLDYSRERFTLDEGLSNAVREVFVSLYEKGLIYRGQYIINWDPATQTALSDIEVIYKEVQGAFYHMKYPLKDGSGHIEIATTRPETMLGDTAVAVHPEDERYKHLIGKKVILPITEREIEIVADDYVDMEFGSGAVKITPAHDPNDFEIGNRHDLERILVMNEDGTMNENAMKYQGMDRFDCRKQLVEDLQDEGVLFNIEEHTHSVGHSERSGAVVEPYLSTQWFVHMEPLAKGAIDLQETEDKVNFVPGRFEKTYLNWMENIRDWCISRQLWWGHRIPAWYHKETGEVYVGKEAPEDSENWEQDEDVLDTWFSSALWPFSTLGWPDENNKDLNRYFPTDALVTGYDIIFFWVSRMIFQSKQFMNRRPFKDVLIHGLVRDAEGRKMSKSLGNGVDPMDVVEKYGADSLRYFLATGSSPGQDLRFHWEKIEATWNFANKIWNASRFVLMNLEDMKYEDVDLTGEKSVADQWILTRLNETIEQVTRHIDKYDFGEAGRHLYNFIWDEFCDWYIEMAKLPLYGEDEQAKHTTKSVLVYVLDQTMRMLHPFMPFITEEIWQHLPHEGESITIADWPSVNSEFTNQQASSEMKLLVDIIRSIRNIRAEVNTPMSKEIQMLIKASDEDIMEGLQKNRHYLERFCNPSDLTIHTDVDVPEKAMSSVVTGAEVYLPLEGLINIEEEIDRLKKEWEKWNSEVERVEKKLANEKFVQNAPVDIVEQEREKGRDYKEKREKVEQRLKDLQS is encoded by the coding sequence ATGGAGAACAAAGAGGTTTCAATGCCGCCAAAATACGATCCGAATGAGGTGGAAAAAGGCCGGTATGATTACTGGGTAAATGGAAAGTTCTTTGAAGCAAAGGATGATGAAAGCAAAGATCCATTTACTGTGGTTATCCCGCCGCCGAACGTTACAGGTAAGCTCCACCTGGGCCATGCCTGGGACACAACTTTACAGGATATTATTACACGTTATAAGCGTATGCAGGGCTATGATGTTTTATGGCTGCCGGGAATGGACCATGCTGGAATCGCAACACAAGCAAAGGTTGAAGCGAAATTAAAAGAAGAAGGAAAAAACCGATACGATCTTGGTCGGGAAAAATTTATTGAACAGGTATGGGATTGGAAGGAAGAATATGCCTCCTTTATTCGAAAGCAGTGGGAAAAGCTTGGTTTAGGGCTGGATTATTCCCGTGAGCGTTTTACGCTGGATGAGGGTCTTTCCAATGCTGTCAGAGAAGTGTTTGTTTCCTTATATGAAAAAGGGTTGATTTACCGTGGGCAATATATCATTAACTGGGATCCCGCTACTCAGACAGCCCTTTCCGATATCGAGGTTATCTACAAGGAAGTTCAGGGTGCCTTCTATCATATGAAATATCCGTTAAAGGATGGTTCGGGTCACATTGAAATTGCCACTACTCGACCTGAGACGATGCTGGGCGATACGGCAGTAGCTGTCCATCCGGAAGATGAAAGATACAAGCATTTAATCGGTAAGAAGGTTATTCTGCCGATTACCGAGCGTGAAATCGAAATTGTTGCTGATGATTATGTAGATATGGAATTTGGATCCGGTGCGGTTAAAATTACCCCGGCCCATGATCCCAATGACTTTGAAATCGGCAATCGTCACGATTTAGAGCGAATCCTTGTTATGAACGAAGATGGTACTATGAATGAAAATGCCATGAAATATCAGGGGATGGACCGCTTCGATTGCCGTAAACAGCTGGTGGAAGACCTGCAGGATGAAGGCGTATTGTTCAACATTGAGGAGCATACACATTCCGTCGGACATTCCGAACGAAGTGGAGCCGTTGTTGAGCCTTATTTGTCCACTCAATGGTTCGTTCATATGGAGCCGCTGGCCAAAGGTGCAATTGACTTACAGGAGACAGAGGATAAGGTCAATTTTGTTCCTGGACGTTTTGAGAAAACCTATTTAAATTGGATGGAAAATATCAGAGATTGGTGTATTTCACGACAGCTCTGGTGGGGCCACCGCATTCCTGCGTGGTATCATAAAGAAACAGGCGAAGTTTATGTTGGAAAGGAAGCACCTGAGGATTCAGAAAACTGGGAGCAGGATGAAGATGTACTCGATACATGGTTTTCCTCAGCTCTATGGCCATTTTCAACCTTGGGCTGGCCGGATGAAAACAATAAAGACCTGAACCGTTATTTTCCAACGGATGCACTTGTCACAGGGTATGACATTATTTTCTTCTGGGTATCCCGTATGATTTTCCAATCCAAGCAGTTTATGAACCGCAGACCATTTAAAGATGTTCTGATTCATGGACTTGTACGTGATGCAGAAGGAAGGAAAATGAGTAAGTCCCTGGGGAATGGTGTGGATCCAATGGATGTTGTAGAAAAGTATGGTGCAGACTCCCTGCGTTATTTCTTAGCAACCGGCTCTTCACCCGGACAGGATTTACGCTTCCACTGGGAAAAAATTGAGGCTACCTGGAATTTTGCGAACAAAATCTGGAATGCTTCCCGTTTTGTACTGATGAACCTGGAGGATATGAAGTATGAAGATGTTGATTTAACCGGTGAAAAATCGGTTGCAGATCAATGGATTCTTACCCGTCTGAATGAAACCATTGAGCAGGTAACCCGGCATATTGATAAATATGACTTTGGGGAAGCGGGTCGTCATTTGTATAACTTTATTTGGGATGAATTTTGTGACTGGTATATTGAAATGGCCAAGCTACCTTTATATGGAGAGGACGAACAGGCAAAACATACTACAAAATCGGTTTTAGTTTATGTTCTTGACCAGACGATGCGTATGCTTCATCCATTCATGCCATTTATTACCGAGGAAATATGGCAGCATTTACCACATGAAGGGGAATCCATCACAATTGCAGACTGGCCATCTGTAAACTCTGAATTTACAAATCAGCAGGCATCCTCAGAAATGAAGCTGCTCGTGGATATTATTCGTTCCATTCGAAATATCAGAGCTGAAGTAAATACTCCAATGTCCAAAGAAATCCAAATGCTCATTAAAGCAAGTGATGAAGACATTATGGAAGGACTTCAAAAGAACCGTCATTATCTGGAACGTTTTTGTAACCCGAGTGATTTGACGATTCATACAGACGTTGATGTTCCGGAAAAAGCCATGAGTTCCGTTGTAACAGGGGCTGAAGTTTATCTTCCTTTAGAAGGTCTAATAAATATTGAAGAAGAAATTGATCGACTGAAGAAGGAATGGGAAAAGTGGAATTCTGAAGTTGAACGGGTTGAGAAAAAACTGGCTAATGAAAAATTTGTTCAAAACGCACCAGTGGATATTGTGGAACAGGAAAGAGAAAAGGGCAGAGATTATAAAGAGAAACGTGAAAAAGTTGAACAGAGGCTAAAGGACTTGCAATCCTGA
- a CDS encoding phosphotransferase, giving the protein MAKISRILRPYGMYPYQGEKITKKVIKVFTGSRYIAVKQSREKHLPQRFGFVYHEAKEKNLTSIAPLYLTEKGSPYIEGRQHFYYVVPWFKEKEGSSLTSSIHPFFGELAHVHRKTSVTKPIEIQQLNEWAQNQKEKIRRNFYQFENWIDLFEAQHFMSPTALLICHSYRMVRQMSQLLEYWYDEWRAHMEEEKEMKYCLCHGNLSPSHFVLTSNGVMFLNWEQAFYGHPSRDLSMFFSTICQEHDTPLSLIKEGLPVYFKDAGYTKSDMALLAIHLLNVKDFLLDVQQYVKAPNYLTEVEWIQVFQRYQFYFEHVLDIQEFIKNDLMITDDEDLT; this is encoded by the coding sequence TTGGCTAAAATCAGTCGAATATTACGTCCATATGGGATGTACCCTTATCAGGGTGAAAAGATAACAAAAAAGGTTATCAAGGTTTTTACAGGAAGCAGATATATTGCCGTCAAACAGTCCAGGGAAAAACATCTGCCTCAAAGGTTCGGTTTTGTTTATCATGAAGCAAAGGAGAAAAACTTAACCTCTATTGCTCCCCTCTATTTAACAGAGAAAGGAAGTCCGTACATAGAGGGGAGGCAACATTTTTATTATGTAGTTCCCTGGTTCAAAGAGAAAGAGGGGAGTTCATTAACGTCATCCATTCATCCATTTTTTGGTGAGTTAGCCCATGTTCATAGAAAAACATCCGTCACAAAACCAATTGAAATTCAGCAATTAAATGAATGGGCCCAAAATCAAAAGGAGAAGATCAGGAGAAACTTTTATCAGTTTGAAAATTGGATTGATTTGTTCGAGGCCCAGCATTTTATGTCTCCCACTGCTTTATTAATCTGTCATTCCTATCGTATGGTCAGACAAATGTCACAGCTTCTGGAATACTGGTATGATGAGTGGCGGGCTCATATGGAAGAGGAAAAAGAGATGAAATATTGCTTATGTCATGGGAATTTATCACCTTCCCATTTTGTTTTGACTTCAAATGGTGTGATGTTCTTAAATTGGGAACAAGCTTTTTATGGTCATCCTTCCAGAGACCTTTCCATGTTTTTTTCGACGATTTGCCAGGAGCATGATACACCACTGAGTCTTATCAAAGAAGGCTTACCTGTTTATTTTAAAGATGCAGGCTACACGAAAAGCGACATGGCTTTGTTAGCGATACATCTGCTGAATGTCAAAGACTTTTTGCTTGACGTTCAGCAATATGTGAAAGCCCCAAATTATCTTACAGAAGTAGAATGGATTCAAGTTTTCCAGCGCTATCAGTTTTATTTCGAACATGTCCTGGACATTCAGGAGTTTATCAAAAATGATCTGATGATCACGGATGATGAAGATCTGACTTAA
- the spoVID gene encoding stage VI sporulation protein D, whose translation MNQDDENVLRFELNEQLWFQKGQELQELIGISLEPNISIQDSGEYVSVRGVIELTGEYMPSVDGKEDKQDDILNFQDRTSQNIINDVRSFEDGLNEFYYNIPVEITIPKHRITDLDDVMVEIDYFDYEIPDPSQIKLQSNVSISGIAEEEEVFTKEPQENRNETEESTTDKNSWEEMNEPFSFDVKFDEEESEASSYQSESSVVTNEEYEEERPETESYSSYEEPVTEEPQPKEEEETESDEEEKEEEKGRDLWFKKKTQSFDEFFGQNQQEEQNTEQEESSYEDSPYEEAYNESPQVEYNVDAQAESSNEESREDAGYLVNMFSHKEEDSYAKLRICIVQETDTIESIAERYETSAAQLIRYNRLEEQELNTGDILYIPVRKKQIDPSTT comes from the coding sequence TTGAATCAGGATGATGAAAATGTACTTCGGTTTGAATTAAATGAGCAGCTATGGTTTCAAAAGGGACAGGAATTGCAGGAGTTAATCGGAATTTCCCTTGAACCGAATATTTCAATTCAGGATTCCGGTGAGTATGTATCCGTCAGGGGGGTTATTGAGTTAACTGGTGAATACATGCCTTCCGTTGACGGTAAAGAGGACAAACAAGACGATATATTAAATTTTCAGGATCGTACATCCCAAAACATTATCAATGACGTTCGTTCCTTTGAAGATGGGTTAAATGAATTTTATTATAATATTCCGGTTGAAATTACGATTCCGAAACATCGAATCACGGATTTAGATGACGTGATGGTGGAGATTGATTACTTTGACTATGAAATTCCTGACCCATCACAAATTAAACTTCAGTCCAATGTCTCGATTTCAGGCATTGCAGAGGAAGAGGAGGTTTTTACAAAGGAACCTCAGGAAAATCGAAATGAAACGGAGGAGTCAACAACGGATAAGAACAGCTGGGAAGAAATGAATGAGCCGTTTTCGTTTGATGTGAAATTTGATGAGGAAGAGTCTGAAGCTTCAAGCTATCAGTCCGAGTCGTCTGTAGTGACAAATGAAGAATATGAAGAAGAACGTCCGGAAACAGAATCCTATTCTTCCTACGAGGAACCAGTTACAGAAGAGCCTCAGCCGAAAGAGGAGGAAGAAACTGAATCGGATGAAGAGGAAAAAGAAGAGGAAAAAGGCCGGGACTTATGGTTTAAGAAAAAAACGCAGTCCTTTGATGAGTTCTTTGGTCAAAACCAACAGGAAGAACAAAACACAGAGCAGGAGGAAAGCTCCTACGAGGATAGCCCATACGAAGAAGCTTATAATGAAAGCCCACAGGTGGAATATAATGTGGATGCACAGGCTGAGTCTTCAAACGAAGAAAGTCGTGAAGATGCTGGCTATTTAGTAAATATGTTTAGTCACAAAGAGGAAGATTCTTATGCGAAGCTTCGTATATGTATTGTGCAGGAAACGGATACGATTGAATCTATTGCCGAACGGTATGAGACATCAGCCGCCCAATTAATCCGTTATAACCGTCTTGAAGAACAGGAATTAAATACAGGGGACATTCTTTATATTCCTGTCAGAAAAAAACAGATTGATCCATCCACAACATAA
- the hemL gene encoding glutamate-1-semialdehyde 2,1-aminomutase — protein MRENEKSVQAYKEAVELMPGGVNSPVRAFKSVDMNPVFMEKGNGSKIYDIDGNEYIDYVLSWGPLILGHAHEKVVESLKRVVENGTSLGSPTEIENKLAQLIIDRVPSIEMVRMVNSGTEATMSALRLARGYTGRNKILKFEGNYHGHGDSLLIKAGSGVATLGLPDSPGVPESIAENTITVPYNDIESVKYVFEQYGDDLAAVIVEPVSGNMGVVPPRNNFLQKLRDITEQNGTLLIFDEVMTGFRVGYHSAQGHFGVTPDLTCLGKVIGGGLPVGAYGGKREIIEQVAPSGPIYQAGTLSGNPLAMTAGYETLKQMTESAYEELNQKVDRLAEGIEQLANEFNIPHTINRAGAMMGLFFTNEDVVNFETAKSADLDLFAKYYRSMAEEGVFLAPSQFEGIFLSTAHTDEDIDQTLEAFRKTFEKISK, from the coding sequence ATGCGTGAAAACGAGAAGTCGGTTCAAGCCTATAAAGAAGCCGTTGAGTTAATGCCAGGTGGAGTAAATTCTCCTGTACGGGCATTTAAATCCGTTGATATGAATCCGGTTTTTATGGAAAAAGGGAACGGCTCAAAGATTTACGACATCGATGGCAATGAGTACATTGATTATGTCCTGAGCTGGGGACCATTAATCTTGGGACATGCCCATGAGAAAGTCGTAGAGTCCTTAAAACGTGTGGTTGAAAACGGAACAAGTCTGGGCTCTCCAACTGAAATCGAGAACAAACTGGCCCAATTGATTATAGACCGGGTACCATCCATTGAAATGGTTCGAATGGTGAATTCAGGTACCGAAGCAACGATGAGTGCGTTGCGCCTTGCCCGGGGATATACAGGGCGTAACAAAATCCTGAAATTTGAAGGGAACTATCATGGACATGGCGATTCCTTATTAATCAAAGCTGGTTCTGGTGTGGCTACGCTTGGTCTGCCGGATAGCCCGGGTGTACCTGAATCTATCGCTGAAAATACCATTACGGTCCCATACAATGATATTGAGAGTGTCAAATATGTTTTTGAACAGTACGGTGATGATTTAGCAGCTGTCATAGTTGAACCTGTATCCGGTAATATGGGTGTCGTACCTCCAAGGAACAACTTTTTACAGAAGCTTCGTGATATCACGGAACAAAATGGTACCTTGTTAATTTTTGATGAAGTGATGACAGGGTTCCGTGTGGGGTATCATTCTGCTCAGGGACACTTTGGCGTTACACCTGATTTAACTTGTTTAGGAAAGGTGATTGGCGGTGGTCTCCCTGTAGGTGCATATGGTGGTAAACGGGAAATCATAGAGCAAGTTGCGCCTTCCGGACCGATTTATCAGGCAGGTACATTATCAGGAAATCCTCTTGCAATGACAGCAGGCTATGAAACCTTAAAGCAGATGACTGAAAGTGCTTATGAAGAGTTAAACCAAAAAGTAGATCGCTTAGCTGAAGGAATCGAACAGCTGGCCAATGAATTTAACATCCCGCATACGATCAACCGCGCGGGTGCAATGATGGGCTTATTCTTTACAAATGAAGATGTTGTAAATTTTGAAACAGCCAAATCAGCAGACCTTGATCTGTTTGCCAAATATTATCGTTCGATGGCAGAAGAAGGAGTCTTCCTGGCCCCATCTCAATTTGAAGGCATTTTCCTATCCACGGCTCATACAGATGAAGATATCGATCAAACCCTGGAAGCATTCAGAAAGACATTTGAAAAGATTTCTAAATAA